CGATTGATCACTTATTAAACTATAGAAATAAACTACTGAATAATGAATAAATTAAAAGTTGCAATCGCTGGTTACGGGATTGTAGGTAAAAGACGACACCATTATATAGATCAGCATCCTAATCTGGAGGTTGTGGCCGTTTGTGACCAAAACTATGACCATGACTTCGTCGATGGAAATGTTCATTGTTATACAAACTATCATAAATTATTAGAAACAAAAGATTTAGATATTTTATTTGTTTGTTTACCCAACAATATAGCAGCGGAAGTAACAATTGCTGGATTAGAACGGGGGTTACATGTTTTTTGTGAAAAACCTCCTGGTAGGACCGTTGAAGATATTCGAAATGTTATTGCTGTAGAATCTAAATATCCTAAACTAAAATTAAAGTATGGTTTCAACCATCGTTATCATGACTCTGTAAGAGAGGCTTTACGTATCTTAAAAACTAAAGAGTTAGGGGAAATTATAAATCTTAGGGGGGTATATGGAAAAAGTAGAATCATACCCTTTTCAGGTGGCTGGAGATCTGAAAGAGAATTAGCTGGTGGTGGGATTTTGTTAGATCAGGGTATCCATATGCTAGATTTAATGCGGCTTTTTTGTGGCGAGTTTAGCGAAGTCAAAAGCTTTATTTCAAATGATTACTGGAAACATGATGTGGAGGATAATGCTTATGCATTGTTAAAAAGTAAGCATTGCGTTGCAATGTTGAATTCTTCTGCTACGCAATGGCAACATAAATTTGCATTAGAGATCTCGTTGTCGAAAGGCTATATCGAATTGCATGGGATTTTATCCGGCTCAAAAAGCTATGGTGAAGAAAAAATAGTTTTAGGCTATCGTGATGAAGACTCGGACAATGGCCAGATGGAATGTAGAACTATTAAGTTTTTACAGGATAATTCCTGGAGAGATGAGATATTCGAATTTACTACCGCAATCCTCGAAGACAAACCAATAGAATCTGGTACTAGTAATGATGCATTGGAAACGATGAAGCTGGTATATAGTATCTATTTCAGTGATACCGAATGGAGTAATAAGTATAATATTTTAAATCCCAATATATAACAACAATGAACAATTTAGACAAACTTTATACGGACAGCGGCTTTCAAACAGAGGCGTTTATTAATGGGTACACTAATTATTTAATCACCCTATTACAACAATTAGATACTAAACGGATTGCTGAATGCATCGAGCAACTTGAAGAAGCCAGACAAAATTCAAATACAATTTTTGTAATTGGTAATGGTGGATCGGCGGCAACAGCATCTCATATCGGAAATGATTTTGGACTTGCTGTGCTTAAAAAAACTACAAATCCAAACAACAAATCTTACAGAGCTTTAGCATTAACGGATAATATTTCGGTAATTTCTGCTATAGGAAATGATAGTTCTTACGATGATATATTTCTTGATCAACTTAAAGTACATTACAGAAAGGGTGATAAATTAATAGTGATTTCAGCAAGTGGAAACTCTCCTAATTTAGTTAAAGCGGCTCAATGGTTTAAAGAAAAAGGCGGAATTGTAATGGGCTGGTTAGGGTTTGATGGTGGTAAATTAAGTGAAATCGCACAAATTCCGCTGGTAGTGACTACGCCTAAGGGGGAATATGCACCTGTTGAAGATATTCATTTGATTATCAATCATATTATCGTTACCTGGATGCAATTCCATATCATGAAGGAAGATGGAACAATATGAACTTAAATTTTGAAGATAAAATAATTCTGGTTACTGGAGCTACCAGGGGCATCGGCAAGCAAATTGCAGATGATCTTCATAAGCTTGGAGGAACCTTGATTATTACAGGGACCCACGAAGAGCAAATAGAAGCTTTGAATAAAACAGCCCTGGAGGCTGGAGAGAGAAAGCATTATTTTTGTGTGGATTTAAGGTCGGACATAAGCATCGATAATTTCCTTTTGAACCTGAAAAAATTTCCTAAAATTGATATTTTAGTTAATAACGCAGGACTTAATAAACATAATAGTGTTGAGGATATTATTACCGAAGAATGGAATGATATGATGGCTGTGAATGTAACGGCTCCTTTTAAGCTTATCAGAGATATTAGTCCGCGAATGATTAATAATGCCTATGGCAGAATTATTAATATTGCTTCTATATTTAGTAAAATTGGTAAAGAAAGAAGAACTTGCTACACCACAACTAAATTTGGTATAAACGGATTAACTTTAGCTGTAGCCAATGATCTATCCAGGTATAATATACTCGTAAATACTGTGTCACCAGGCTTTATTATGACTGATATGACACGCGCTAATCTAAGTCCGGAAGAAATTGAACAGCTTGCATCGCAGATTCCCGCTAAAAGAATGGGTAAGGTGGAAGATATATCCAATGTGGTGGCATTTTTAGCAAGTGACCTGAATTCATATATTACTGGGCAAAATATTATAGTTGATGGAGGATTTGTTAATGTCTGATAAGATTGTAATTAAATCAAAGTTTAAGGAATATGATGTTGAATTTATTTATGATTTAACAGACCATCTGCTAAATAACTTTGATGAAAGTGCTGTTTTAGTGATAGACTCACATGTTTATGCTATTTATAAAAATGAATTGTCTGCCGTAACTGAAAAGTTCAGAACTGTTTTTTTGGCACCTGAGGAATCGGCAAAAACAGTTGATTATGCGCAAGAGATAATTGAAAAGTTACTGGACTGTACAGTACGAAAAACTGATACTCTGGTTGCTATTGGTGGTGGAATTACACAAGATATCGTTGCGTTTATTTCCAGCATTATTTTTAGGGGGGTAAATTGGGTTTTTTATCCAACTACTTTGTTAGCACAAGCTGATAGTTGTATTGGTAGCAAAAGTTCAATTAACTTTAAAAAATACAAAAATCTTCTCGGTACATTTAATCCCCCGAACCATATTTACATCTACCCTGTATTTTTAAAATCATTGTCGGAAAGTGAAATCAGGTCAGGTATTGGGGAAATTATGCATTATTTTTTAAATGATGATCTGGAAAAAGCAGAAAGATTAATGGCCGTTCATCAGGAAATTTTAAAGGATGTCAGTATAATTGTTCCCTTTATAAAAGAGAGTTTATTAGTGAAAAAGGCCATTATTGAAATTGATGAGTTTGACACAAACATCAGACATATTTTTAATTACGGGCATACTTTTGGCCATGCAATAGAAGCCATAACTAATTATGCAATTCCGCACGGACAGGCTGTTTCTATAGGTATGAATATTGCGAATTATTTCTCTTTAGAAAAAGGTATGATTACAAAAGAAGTCTTTCTGAAGATGTATGAACTGCTTAAATTAAATATGCCTGAATTTAAGATTACAAATGATAATATTGACATCTATTGTGGAGCACTCTCTAAAGATAAAAAGAATGTAGGTGCAAAACTTGGTTGTATCTTAACTGAGGGCCCAGGCAAAATGAAGAAGTGCTTTATGGAGATGGATGATGCATTTAAAACATCATTATTAGATTATAGTCAACAGTATTGATAATTAGATCCATGGAAATAATTGGCCTTTCATATTTCCTTAACAAGGATACACCAGTATATGGTGGACGAAAAGATGTTATTGAAATTAAACAAGTAACGAGTATAAATAATGGAGATACTGCTAATAACTTGCAAATTTCATTTCCAAATCACGCTGGAACACATATAGATTTTCCATATCATTTTTCCAATGATGGTAAGAAATGTGAAGATTATGATCCTTCTTTTTGGATTTTTAAGCGTATCGGTTTTATTAAATGTTCGGTAGACAAAATTGAAGAGGCTATTGTTAACTTACCTGGCGAAATTGAGCTTTTGATTTTAAAAACAGGATTTGGCTCAAAAAGAGAGTTCGAAGAATATTGGGAGCAACAGCCTGTTATTAAGGCCGGGTTTGCTGATCTGTTTAGATGCAGATTTTCAAATCTTAGGGCATTTGGTTTTGATATGATTTCTTTAACCAGCAAGTTGGATAGGGCTGAGGGAAAAGAAGCGCATATCCAGTTTCTGATTGAGAATGATATACTCATTATTGAAGATATGAAATTAGATGGTTTAGATGAATGTCCTGATATGGTGATTGTTTCCCCTTTACTGATCAGTGGGGCAGATGGTGTGCCTTGTAATGTTGTTGCTTTATTTAATGCTAATTAAATATGGTAATTAAGACGGCAAAGGATGAGATCCAGCAATATCTTAGAGACCAGGCAAATTTGGTTGGAGATTGTGATAAAGTGATAATAGTTGAAAATAGCTTTGAGGTTTCTGAAATACTTGTTGAAGCAAATCTCTTAAATATTCCGGTTACGGTTTGTGGTAATCATACCAGCTTAACCGGAGCGTCGCTACCATCAACAGGATGGGTAATTTCTACAGAAAAACTCAATCGGATAATTGAAATTAATGTAGAAGAACGCTACGTTGATTTGGAACCGGGGGTTACATTAAAGGACCTGCAACTAGCATTAAAAGAACATAATTTATTTTTTCCTCCGGACCCGACAGAGGATTCTTGTTTTGTTGGAGGTATGATAAGTACAAATGCTTCAGGCGCCCGATCGTTTAAGTACGGGGCTGTAAGGGAATTTGTAACGCAACTGGAAATAACTCTTCCTCAGGGACAAACAATCGTATTAAAAAGAGGAAATTCCATCGATGGAAGGCAGTTTACGCTTGATATCAATCATAATGAAGCTATTGATTTTAAAATCCCCGAATCTTATATCCTACCTGAAGTAAAAAATAACGTGGGGTATTATTTAAAAGAGAACATGGACCCATTGGATTTATTTATTGGGGCTGAGGGAACCTTGGGGATAATAACAAGATTAAGATTAAAGTTGGCTGCAATACCTGTCCACTGCATTTCACTCGTTGTGTTTTTCGATGACTTTGACTTAAGCTTTGATTTTTTAGATAAAGTAAGAGAAATGTCGAGAAGTGAAGCAATTGGATATGAGGTTAAAATTGCTGCGCGTGTAATCGAATTTTATGATCAACAGGCTTTAAAGTTATTAAGGACAAAGTTCCTTGATATTCCGGAAGAGGCTAAGGCGGCCTATTGGATCGAACAAGAGTGTAATAATGGGCAAGAGTACAATGAATTATTAGATTTATGGGAGGCATTTTTAAGTAACTTCATCAGTAAATTGGAGAATATATGGCTTGGTGCGGATGAAAGTGACAGACTTAAGATTGTAGGTATGAGGCATTATTTACCAATAATTATTAATGATTTGATCGCTTCAAGGGGAATTCGAAAACTAGGTACAGATATTGCTATTCCAGACAGTGAATTTAAGAATTTTTATAAAATGGCAATAAGACAAGTCGAAGCTGAAGAAATTGAATATGTCGCATTTGGCCATTTTGGCAATTCCCATTTACATCTGAATATGCTGCCGTCTAACCCATCGCAAATGGTCGAGAGCAAAAAAATATATGATTACCTGTGTTTGGAGGCAATTAAGAGAGAGGGAACATTTTCAGCCGAGCATGGAACGGGTAAATTAAAAAAGAAATATTTAATCTATATGTTTGGCGATCCAAATGTTCAATTTATGAAATCTGTGAAAAGACATTTTGACCCGAATGGTATTTTAGGAAAAGACAATTTATTTGAAAATTAGATGAAAGTAACAGAAGAAGAAATCAGGCCGGAAAAGATCTTTGCCGAGTATTTGGAATTAACAAATAAGGACGTTGTTACTTATTTTTCAAATGTCCCGACAAGTGAAATTGTATGTCCCGCTTGTGGCGGTACCGGTAAGATCTGGGCAACAAAGTCTGGTTTTTCTTACCGAGAATGTAATGATTGCATTTCTATTTATGTTAGCCCTAGGCCGGCCAGGGATGCTTTTGATGCATATTATACTGATTCCCCATCTACTAAATACTGGGCTACAACTTTTTATAAGGTTACTGAGGCTGCAAGAAGGGAGAAATTGTGGAAACCAAAGGCCCAGATGGTTAAGGATATAATTGAAAAGAACCAGGTTAGTTCAAAAATCAATACGGTAATAGATATTGGTGGTGGTTACGGTGTATTTGATGAGGAACTAAAGAAAATAATGAATATTAACGCCATTGTTATTGAGCCTTCTATGCATTTAGCTCAAATTTGTAGGGACAAAGGATTAGTAGTTATAGAAAAATTCATGGAAGATATCTTGCCAAACGAACTGCCAGATGGTAGAAAGTGTTTTGTGAGTTTCGAACTTTTTGAGCATCTGTATGATCCCGAGGTTTTTTTAAAAAATGTATTGGAAGGGATGCAAAAAGATGATTTATTTATTTTTACTACATTGAGTGGAATGGGGCTTGATATTCAGATTTTGGGTGAACATGCTAAAGCCATTTCTCCTCCTCATCATTTAAATTTTCTTAATCCCAAGTCTGTTTCTAAACTATTAGAGAAAGTTGGTTTTAACGTACTTGAAGCGAAAACACCAGGTAAACTTGATGTAGATATTTTGAAGAATAATACTCAGTTTATAAAAGATAATTTTTGGCAGAATTATTTTAAGTATGCCACACAAGATGAACAGGATGAAATGCAGTTGTTCATTGCAAACGCAGGCCTAAGTTCGCATATGATGATTACCTGTAAAAAGCCATAATTATGAAATTTGTTGATATTTCTGGTTTTGGACATTCTGGAAAAAGCGTTGTAACAGATCTCTTAAAGGAGTTTAAAGGGTACAATGTACCCCATTATAACTTTGAGTTTAATTTATTACGATTGCAGGGAGGACTTATTGATTTGCAACATGCGTTAATAGATAATTGGTCACCCATAAGATCGGATTCAGCCATCAGAAGATTTGAGAAATTAATAAGGAGGATTGGGCCAAGTGCAAACATAAGAAAACCCCACACTCTTTTTTATGCTAATGGTATGAATTATGATGCGGCCTTCAATGGTATGTTTACCGAAATAAGTCAACAATATTTAGAAAGAATTGTTAATTACAAATATATAAGTGAGTGGCCCTATAAATTGATAGATGATCCACCCTTAAAACAGTTTGTGGCCCGATTGCAAACTAAGCTTAAATTTAAATCACAGCATCTAACTGAAATTAGCGTTACCTCACTTAATAAAGTGCAATTTATTTTAGAGACACAAAATTATTTGTCGTCTTTGTTTGATGCGATTAAAAACCCAGGAGATACTGCGGTGGTAATGCATAATGCATTTGAACCCTACAATCCAGTTTCGGCAATGAATTTTTTTTCAAATTCTAAATTAATTGTAGTTCAGCGAGACCCCAGGGATATTTATGCAAGTGTGACAAATAATCATGGTGGGTATGTTCCAAAATTTGAAACTTCGAAACATTGGAAACTAAAGCAGAGTATGCTTGTCGTTAATGACCTGGATCGTTTTTGTGAACAACAACTGGTTTGTTACAATCATGTTGTTGCTGGAAGTGACATTAATATTTTACGGTTAAGATTTGAAGATATCGTATTAAATTATGAGTCTGTTCTAGAAAAAATATATGCTTTTTTAGGGGAAACAAAAGAAGTACATAATAATAAAGGCCGGTTTTTTAAACCGGAACTTTCCATGAAGAATATAGGTCTCTGGAAAAGTAGTAATAATATGGATGGCATTGCTCATATTGAAAAAGTGTTAGGCGAGCAATGCTATTATGAATGATAACCACCTGGTGGAAATCGAAATGGATAATGTAACTCATTAAAAGTTATATTTGCCAATATGATTAAAATGAGTTTTTATAAATTATGATAAATAGTAATTAATGATTAAAATAGCGCTGATCGGTTATGGCTACTGGGGACCGAATCTTTTAAGGAATTTTTCAAATCTGAATAATTGTGAAGTAAAAATGGTAGCTGACTCAAGAATTGAGCGGTTACAATTAATAAGTAAATCGCATCCAAATGTCGAGTGCGTAACGGATGCACACGATGTGCTAACCAGCCCAGGGATAGATGCGGTTATTATTGCTACACCTGTTTTTACCCATTATGCCATTGCTAAAAAGGCATTGGAAAATGGCAAACATGTACTTATTGAGAAACCAATGACGGCTTCTGTATCTGAAGCGCAGGAACTGATAGATCTTGCAGCTAGGTGGAATTTACTAATAATGGTAGATCATACATTTCTTTATACTGGAGCAGTGCGTAAGTTGAAAGATTTGGTTACTTCGCAGGGCTTAGGTAAAATTAAATATTTAGATTCTACAAGAATCAACCTGGGCTTATTTCAACCAGATATAAATGTACTATGGGACCTTGCTCCTCATGATATATCTATCCTTAATTTTTTAATAGATGAAAAACCGATTAGTGTAAATGCAACAGGTGTTACGCATACAAATAATGGAATTGAGAATATTGCTTATCTGACGTTAAATTATTCATCTGGATTTATTGCACATTTTAATTGCTCTTGGTCATCTCCCGTTAAGGTAAGGCTTATGCTTATTGGAGGAGATGAAAAAATGGTTGTTTATAATGACTTAGAGCCAACTGAAAAAATCAAAATCTATGATACTGGTTACGAACATAAAACAGATGAAGATAAAAACCGAATTATGGTAGACTATCGATCAGGAGATATTTTTGTTCCTAAGTTAAGTACAACTGAAGCACTTCAAAACATGGCCCTTGACTTTGTTGCTGCGATAGAAAAGAACGGTACGCCTATATCAAATTTTAATATTGGTCTTGATGTAGTGAAGATTCTTGAAGCATCTGATAAATCTCTTAAAAACGGCGGCAAGGAAATATTAATCTAATAATTTTAGAATGGAAAACTTAACCCTGAATAACGATAAACAGAGTTTAAATAATGTCAAAGTTGGAAAAGATGTTAAAATTTTCAATTTTGTTAATGCATACGGATGTAGCATTGCTGATGGGACAAAGGTTGGAGCCTTCGTGGAAATCCAAAAAGGAGCTTCTATTGGAAAAAATTGTAAGATTTCTAGTCATAGTTTTATCTGTGAAGGCGTGCATATAGAAGATAATTGCTTTATAGGACATGGTGTGATGTTTACAAATGACCTATTTCCACGAGCAACAAATTCAGATGGAACACCACAATCCGAAACGGATTGGAATTTAATAGAAACATTTGTAAAAAAGGGGGCATCAATAGGTAGTAATGCTACTATACTATGTGGAATCACGATAGGCGAAAATTCACTGGTCGGAGCTGGCGCCGTTGTAGTTCGTGATGTACCAGCTAACTCTGTTGTAGCTGGAAATCCCGCTAAAATTATTAAAGAAATTTAGAATAAAGAGATGAAAAGAATCCCTTGTCTTGATCTTCAAGGTCAACATCAAAAAATAAAAAGTGAAATCTTTGAAGCATTTGAAAAAGTTTATGCTAAAACGGCATTTTCTGGAGGACCATTTGTTCAGGAATTTGAAGATTTATTTGCTACTTATATCGGTGCGGAATATGCTATAGGAGTGAGTAATGGCACTACTGCATTGCAGTTGGCTATGTTAACACTAAATATTGGACCTGGTGATGAGGTCATTATGCCGGCTAATACTTTTATTGCAACTGCATGGGGGGCATCACATGTTGGGGCAACTCCTGTCTTTGTTGATTGTGATGCGGATACCTGGGAAATTGATGCCAGCAAGATAGAAGAAGCAATTACGTCGAAAACTAAAGCGGTAATTGGTGTACACCTGTATGGACAGCCTTTTGATATTGACGCGGTAAAAGCAATCTGTGATAAACATAATATTTTTTTAGTTGAAGATGCAGCCCAGGCTCAGGGAGCCTGGTACAAAGGAAAAACTGTAGGAACTTTTGGGGATATAGCCTGCTACAGCTTTTATCCGGGAAAAAATTTAGGAGCATGTGGAGAGGCTGGAGGTATTACTACTAATAACCAGGCTTACAAAACACATTTACACTCACTAAGAAATCATGGCTGTTCAGTGCGGTATTATCATGATGAAATAGGATATAATTTTAGAATGGGAGGACTTGAAGGTGCTTCCTTGTCTGTAAAGTTAAAATACCTTGACGAGTGGAATAATAGAAGAAGGGAAGTCGCCACAAAATATCAACAAGGTATTAATAACCCTAAAATAAAAATGCAGTTGAAGCCCGAATGGGCTGATGGCGTTTACCATATTTTTGTTGTCACGACAGAAAATAAAGATAAATTTGTTAAGCATTTAGATGTTAATGGTATTGATGCGGCTTTCCATTATCCTGTTCCTTGTCATCTGCAAAAAGCTTACAGCAATTTGGACTACAAGGAGGGTGATTTTCCTAATTCAGAGTATTTAGCAAGTCACTGCGTCTCGCTTCCGATGTTTGCAGAACTAACAGATGAAGATGTTTTAAAGGTGATAGAAGTTGTAAATAGTTATAATGGATAAACTGATCATATTTCCCTTTAATGGGAACGGGCTTGAAGCACTAGACTGCATTCAAGGGCAATATGAATTAATAGGGTTTGCTGATGATCTGAAAGAAAAACAGGGTATCGAGAATCAGTATTTTAAAGTTTATTCAAGAGAACTTATTGACAAGTATCCCGAAGCATTTGTATTAGCCGTTCCTGGGAGTCCTACCAGTTATAGCGAGAGGGAAAGAATAATTAAATCCCTTAAAATCAGATCAGATAGATTTGCGAGGGTTATACATCCAGGCGCAAGTGTGTCTAAACTTTCGAGTATAGGCTTCAACGTTCTTTTAATGGCCGGAGTTGTTATTACAAGTAATGCTGCTATTGGCAATCATGTGTGTGTATTGCCAAATACAGTGATACATCATGATTCTTCAATTGGAAATTACTCATTGATTGGTTCTAATGTTACAATTGCCGGCAATACTAAAATAGGGGATTCGTGTTATATTGGAAGTGGAACAAGTATCATTAACAATGTTAATATTGGTGCTCAAACACT
This is a stretch of genomic DNA from Candidatus Pedobacter colombiensis. It encodes these proteins:
- a CDS encoding SDR family oxidoreductase, with translation MNLNFEDKIILVTGATRGIGKQIADDLHKLGGTLIITGTHEEQIEALNKTALEAGERKHYFCVDLRSDISIDNFLLNLKKFPKIDILVNNAGLNKHNSVEDIITEEWNDMMAVNVTAPFKLIRDISPRMINNAYGRIINIASIFSKIGKERRTCYTTTKFGINGLTLAVANDLSRYNILVNTVSPGFIMTDMTRANLSPEEIEQLASQIPAKRMGKVEDISNVVAFLASDLNSYITGQNIIVDGGFVNV
- a CDS encoding cyclase family protein, which encodes MEIIGLSYFLNKDTPVYGGRKDVIEIKQVTSINNGDTANNLQISFPNHAGTHIDFPYHFSNDGKKCEDYDPSFWIFKRIGFIKCSVDKIEEAIVNLPGEIELLILKTGFGSKREFEEYWEQQPVIKAGFADLFRCRFSNLRAFGFDMISLTSKLDRAEGKEAHIQFLIENDILIIEDMKLDGLDECPDMVIVSPLLISGADGVPCNVVALFNAN
- a CDS encoding FAD-binding oxidoreductase → MVIKTAKDEIQQYLRDQANLVGDCDKVIIVENSFEVSEILVEANLLNIPVTVCGNHTSLTGASLPSTGWVISTEKLNRIIEINVEERYVDLEPGVTLKDLQLALKEHNLFFPPDPTEDSCFVGGMISTNASGARSFKYGAVREFVTQLEITLPQGQTIVLKRGNSIDGRQFTLDINHNEAIDFKIPESYILPEVKNNVGYYLKENMDPLDLFIGAEGTLGIITRLRLKLAAIPVHCISLVVFFDDFDLSFDFLDKVREMSRSEAIGYEVKIAARVIEFYDQQALKLLRTKFLDIPEEAKAAYWIEQECNNGQEYNELLDLWEAFLSNFISKLENIWLGADESDRLKIVGMRHYLPIIINDLIASRGIRKLGTDIAIPDSEFKNFYKMAIRQVEAEEIEYVAFGHFGNSHLHLNMLPSNPSQMVESKKIYDYLCLEAIKREGTFSAEHGTGKLKKKYLIYMFGDPNVQFMKSVKRHFDPNGILGKDNLFEN
- a CDS encoding DegT/DnrJ/EryC1/StrS family aminotransferase, with the translated sequence MKRIPCLDLQGQHQKIKSEIFEAFEKVYAKTAFSGGPFVQEFEDLFATYIGAEYAIGVSNGTTALQLAMLTLNIGPGDEVIMPANTFIATAWGASHVGATPVFVDCDADTWEIDASKIEEAITSKTKAVIGVHLYGQPFDIDAVKAICDKHNIFLVEDAAQAQGAWYKGKTVGTFGDIACYSFYPGKNLGACGEAGGITTNNQAYKTHLHSLRNHGCSVRYYHDEIGYNFRMGGLEGASLSVKLKYLDEWNNRRREVATKYQQGINNPKIKMQLKPEWADGVYHIFVVTTENKDKFVKHLDVNGIDAAFHYPVPCHLQKAYSNLDYKEGDFPNSEYLASHCVSLPMFAELTDEDVLKVIEVVNSYNG
- a CDS encoding sulfotransferase gives rise to the protein MKFVDISGFGHSGKSVVTDLLKEFKGYNVPHYNFEFNLLRLQGGLIDLQHALIDNWSPIRSDSAIRRFEKLIRRIGPSANIRKPHTLFYANGMNYDAAFNGMFTEISQQYLERIVNYKYISEWPYKLIDDPPLKQFVARLQTKLKFKSQHLTEISVTSLNKVQFILETQNYLSSLFDAIKNPGDTAVVMHNAFEPYNPVSAMNFFSNSKLIVVQRDPRDIYASVTNNHGGYVPKFETSKHWKLKQSMLVVNDLDRFCEQQLVCYNHVVAGSDINILRLRFEDIVLNYESVLEKIYAFLGETKEVHNNKGRFFKPELSMKNIGLWKSSNNMDGIAHIEKVLGEQCYYE
- a CDS encoding class I SAM-dependent methyltransferase, whose amino-acid sequence is MKVTEEEIRPEKIFAEYLELTNKDVVTYFSNVPTSEIVCPACGGTGKIWATKSGFSYRECNDCISIYVSPRPARDAFDAYYTDSPSTKYWATTFYKVTEAARREKLWKPKAQMVKDIIEKNQVSSKINTVIDIGGGYGVFDEELKKIMNINAIVIEPSMHLAQICRDKGLVVIEKFMEDILPNELPDGRKCFVSFELFEHLYDPEVFLKNVLEGMQKDDLFIFTTLSGMGLDIQILGEHAKAISPPHHLNFLNPKSVSKLLEKVGFNVLEAKTPGKLDVDILKNNTQFIKDNFWQNYFKYATQDEQDEMQLFIANAGLSSHMMITCKKP
- a CDS encoding SIS domain-containing protein; protein product: MNNLDKLYTDSGFQTEAFINGYTNYLITLLQQLDTKRIAECIEQLEEARQNSNTIFVIGNGGSAATASHIGNDFGLAVLKKTTNPNNKSYRALALTDNISVISAIGNDSSYDDIFLDQLKVHYRKGDKLIVISASGNSPNLVKAAQWFKEKGGIVMGWLGFDGGKLSEIAQIPLVVTTPKGEYAPVEDIHLIINHIIVTWMQFHIMKEDGTI
- a CDS encoding acyltransferase; amino-acid sequence: MENLTLNNDKQSLNNVKVGKDVKIFNFVNAYGCSIADGTKVGAFVEIQKGASIGKNCKISSHSFICEGVHIEDNCFIGHGVMFTNDLFPRATNSDGTPQSETDWNLIETFVKKGASIGSNATILCGITIGENSLVGAGAVVVRDVPANSVVAGNPAKIIKEI
- a CDS encoding acetyltransferase — its product is MDKLIIFPFNGNGLEALDCIQGQYELIGFADDLKEKQGIENQYFKVYSRELIDKYPEAFVLAVPGSPTSYSERERIIKSLKIRSDRFARVIHPGASVSKLSSIGFNVLLMAGVVITSNAAIGNHVCVLPNTVIHHDSSIGNYSLIGSNVTIAGNTKIGDSCYIGSGTSIINNVNIGAQTLIGMGSNVIRSLDVKSKAVGNPARLIE
- a CDS encoding Gfo/Idh/MocA family oxidoreductase encodes the protein MNKLKVAIAGYGIVGKRRHHYIDQHPNLEVVAVCDQNYDHDFVDGNVHCYTNYHKLLETKDLDILFVCLPNNIAAEVTIAGLERGLHVFCEKPPGRTVEDIRNVIAVESKYPKLKLKYGFNHRYHDSVREALRILKTKELGEIINLRGVYGKSRIIPFSGGWRSERELAGGGILLDQGIHMLDLMRLFCGEFSEVKSFISNDYWKHDVEDNAYALLKSKHCVAMLNSSATQWQHKFALEISLSKGYIELHGILSGSKSYGEEKIVLGYRDEDSDNGQMECRTIKFLQDNSWRDEIFEFTTAILEDKPIESGTSNDALETMKLVYSIYFSDTEWSNKYNILNPNI
- a CDS encoding Gfo/Idh/MocA family oxidoreductase gives rise to the protein MIKIALIGYGYWGPNLLRNFSNLNNCEVKMVADSRIERLQLISKSHPNVECVTDAHDVLTSPGIDAVIIATPVFTHYAIAKKALENGKHVLIEKPMTASVSEAQELIDLAARWNLLIMVDHTFLYTGAVRKLKDLVTSQGLGKIKYLDSTRINLGLFQPDINVLWDLAPHDISILNFLIDEKPISVNATGVTHTNNGIENIAYLTLNYSSGFIAHFNCSWSSPVKVRLMLIGGDEKMVVYNDLEPTEKIKIYDTGYEHKTDEDKNRIMVDYRSGDIFVPKLSTTEALQNMALDFVAAIEKNGTPISNFNIGLDVVKILEASDKSLKNGGKEILI